The following proteins are co-located in the Chloroflexota bacterium genome:
- the purH gene encoding bifunctional phosphoribosylaminoimidazolecarboxamide formyltransferase/IMP cyclohydrolase, which produces MKALLSVYDKTGIIDFARALHDSGHELVSTGNTQATIASAGMPARHVEDITGFPQILDGRVKSLHPKIYGGILARRDIAEHNAQLAEHGIGTIDVVASNLYPFVDTVSRSDATLIDALENIDIGGPTMIRGAAKNFPHVIVVVDPADYGWIGERLASGEDLTQDERRSLARKAFQHVALYDTTISQYLGSDALEPDETTFGFSRLTELRYGENPHQRAGLYAAPLSSGGIVRAKQLHGIDMSYTNYLDADAAWRVVADFTQPAATVIKHTNPCGLAVHDDQPTAYRRAFEGDSVSAYGGIVAFNRALTTATAQAMRGVLFDIIIAPGYESNALDILRRRRRTRLLEVAAASGPQEGLDVRLVSGGALVQQADEIAESAVDWKVVSERQPTDAELADLEFAWKAAKHIKSNTIVLAKDNTLVGMGAGQPNRVVSVHLALRIAEDKAQGSVLASDAFFPFADNIEMAASGGITAIAQPGGSIRDDEVVEAANTHGMTMLFTGTRHFRH; this is translated from the coding sequence TTGAAAGCGCTCCTCAGCGTGTACGACAAGACCGGTATCATAGACTTCGCCCGCGCCCTGCACGACAGCGGACACGAACTCGTCAGCACGGGCAACACGCAGGCTACTATCGCCAGCGCAGGAATGCCTGCGCGGCATGTCGAGGACATTACCGGCTTTCCGCAGATTCTTGACGGGCGGGTGAAGTCGCTGCATCCGAAGATTTACGGCGGCATACTGGCGCGGCGCGACATCGCTGAGCATAACGCACAGCTGGCGGAACATGGCATCGGGACGATTGATGTTGTCGCCAGTAACTTGTACCCATTCGTGGACACAGTGAGTCGTTCGGACGCGACGCTGATTGACGCGCTGGAAAACATCGACATCGGCGGACCCACGATGATTCGCGGCGCTGCGAAGAACTTCCCGCATGTGATCGTCGTGGTCGATCCCGCGGACTACGGCTGGATTGGCGAGCGCCTCGCGTCGGGCGAAGACCTGACGCAGGACGAGCGGCGCTCACTCGCTCGCAAGGCGTTCCAGCATGTCGCGCTGTACGACACGACCATATCGCAGTATCTCGGCAGTGATGCGCTGGAGCCGGACGAGACGACATTCGGCTTCAGCCGTCTTACAGAATTACGCTATGGCGAGAATCCGCACCAGCGCGCCGGACTCTACGCCGCGCCGCTGTCGAGCGGCGGTATCGTGCGCGCCAAGCAGTTGCACGGCATCGATATGTCGTACACGAACTACCTCGACGCCGATGCCGCGTGGCGCGTTGTCGCCGATTTCACGCAGCCCGCAGCGACCGTCATCAAGCACACGAACCCGTGCGGTCTCGCCGTCCACGATGACCAACCCACGGCGTATCGCCGCGCGTTCGAGGGCGATTCGGTGTCGGCTTACGGTGGTATTGTCGCGTTCAATCGCGCGCTGACGACGGCAACGGCGCAAGCGATGCGGGGTGTCTTGTTCGATATCATCATCGCGCCCGGCTATGAATCGAACGCGCTCGACATATTACGCCGCCGCCGCAGAACGCGCCTGCTCGAAGTCGCGGCGGCGTCCGGCCCGCAGGAAGGGCTGGATGTGCGCCTCGTGTCTGGCGGCGCGCTGGTGCAGCAGGCAGACGAAATCGCGGAGTCCGCTGTGGACTGGAAAGTCGTCAGCGAACGCCAGCCTACGGACGCCGAACTCGCCGACCTAGAATTTGCGTGGAAGGCGGCTAAGCACATCAAGTCCAACACCATTGTGCTGGCGAAGGACAACACGCTCGTCGGCATGGGCGCGGGGCAGCCGAACCGGGTCGTAAGCGTTCATCTTGCGCTGCGCATCGCCGAGGACAAGGCTCAGGGCAGCGTTCTCGCGTCGGACGCTTTCTTCCCGTTCGCGGACAACATCGAGATGGCGGCATCGGGTGGCATAACGGCAATCGCGCAGCCCGGCGGCTCCATCCGCGACGACGAGGTTGTCGAAGCGGCGAATACGCATGGGATGACGATGTTGTTTACGGGGACGCGGCACTTTAGGCATTAG
- a CDS encoding glycosyltransferase family 2 protein, giving the protein MTQKSIDIVIPVLNEERALPQSIPVLHAHLSANFSAYDWRILIADNGSDDGTPEVSARLADEYPGVSPFRLEERGRGLALRTAWLASEADIVAYMDVDLSTDLAALQPLVGAIADGGYDIAIGSRLMKGARVELRPLKREITSRGYSMLFRTMFFTGFRDAQCGFKAVSRRAVDALVPLIRNNRWFFDTELLILAEANGFKIREIPVHWTDDPDTRVKILGTAIEDVKGLLRLRFGGVPRTGTPRT; this is encoded by the coding sequence ATGACCCAAAAATCCATTGACATTGTGATCCCGGTGCTAAATGAAGAGCGCGCCCTGCCGCAAAGCATACCCGTGCTTCACGCTCACCTTTCCGCGAACTTCAGCGCCTATGACTGGCGCATTCTGATCGCGGACAATGGATCGGATGACGGCACGCCGGAGGTTTCGGCGCGGTTGGCAGACGAGTATCCCGGTGTGTCGCCGTTCCGCCTCGAGGAGCGCGGGCGTGGGCTTGCGCTGCGCACGGCTTGGCTTGCATCCGAGGCGGACATTGTGGCGTATATGGACGTTGACCTATCGACAGACCTAGCGGCATTGCAGCCGTTGGTCGGCGCTATTGCTGATGGCGGATATGACATTGCCATCGGGTCGCGGCTGATGAAGGGCGCGCGCGTTGAACTGCGTCCGCTCAAGCGCGAAATCACATCGCGCGGGTACAGCATGCTCTTTCGCACGATGTTCTTCACCGGCTTCCGCGATGCGCAGTGCGGCTTCAAGGCAGTCAGCCGCCGCGCTGTCGATGCGCTCGTGCCGCTGATTCGCAACAACCGCTGGTTCTTCGACACCGAGTTGCTCATCCTTGCGGAGGCGAACGGCTTCAAGATTCGAGAGATCCCCGTCCATTGGACCGACGACCCCGACACACGCGTAAAGATACTCGGCACTGCTATCGAAGATGTCAAAGGGCTGCTGCGCCTGCGCTTCGGCGGCGTACCCCGTACCGGCACCCCCCGCACTTGA
- a CDS encoding response regulator transcription factor encodes MYTVAAEGSARAMVRSHPLQDSAPQDEWLDALDDEGIEVLLVERITDIDTLDAAALPHIAVLDLDTLSPAATKASIERCESMKLPVIALVPAEMIIDFDLDLGVNDFALSPPDTEEMVTRVKLTLHRNRDQEDDDVIRAGNLVINPSTYEVTLRGKRVNLRFKEYELLRLLATNPGRVYSRDALLSSIWGYDYFGGTRTVDVHIRRLRSKIEDAEHPYIETIWNVGYRFRDFNQSN; translated from the coding sequence ATGTACACGGTCGCCGCGGAGGGAAGCGCCCGGGCTATGGTGAGATCACATCCGTTGCAAGACAGCGCGCCGCAGGATGAATGGCTGGACGCCCTAGACGACGAGGGCATCGAAGTGCTGCTGGTCGAACGCATCACGGACATAGACACGCTTGACGCCGCCGCGCTGCCGCACATCGCAGTTCTGGACCTTGATACGCTGTCTCCTGCCGCCACGAAGGCATCGATAGAGCGCTGCGAGTCGATGAAATTGCCCGTCATCGCGCTTGTGCCAGCCGAAATGATCATCGACTTCGACTTGGACCTTGGCGTGAACGATTTCGCGCTCAGCCCGCCGGACACGGAAGAGATGGTTACGCGCGTCAAGCTGACGCTGCATCGCAACCGCGATCAGGAAGACGACGATGTGATACGCGCGGGTAACCTCGTCATCAACCCGTCCACCTACGAGGTAACGCTGCGTGGCAAGCGCGTGAACCTGCGTTTCAAGGAGTACGAGCTGCTGCGTCTGCTTGCGACGAACCCGGGCCGCGTATATTCGCGCGATGCGCTGCTCAGCAGCATCTGGGGCTACGACTACTTCGGCGGCACGCGCACAGTGGATGTGCACATCCGGCGGCTGCGCAGCAAAATCGAGGACGCCGAGCACCCGTACATCGAGACTATCTGGAATGTGGGGTATCGCTTCCGCGACTTTAACCAATCGAACTGA
- a CDS encoding branched-chain amino acid aminotransferase, which translates to MTQERVVYLNGEIIPESEAKISVRDRGFLYGDAVFDTTRTFNGKIFKLSDHLDRFFNSLKYLRMEPGLSKQQFADITMQVLEANLPLLEENGDYWVTQRITRGVPGGSPTVLVECVPLPFEQRAKHYRDGMPVIVPSIRRTPPEAMSPRAKMHNYINLVLATQEVEAQNPDAWPILLDMQGNLCEGPGANIFLVKDGAVLTPREQYVLAGISRETAIDLAHELDITVREADLDLYDAYTADEAFITSTSFCIVPVSSFNGNVIGDAAIPGPVTQRLTQAYSGMVGVDIPGQYLARL; encoded by the coding sequence ATGACGCAAGAACGGGTCGTATATCTGAACGGTGAGATAATTCCGGAGAGCGAGGCGAAGATTTCGGTGCGCGACAGGGGCTTCCTGTACGGCGACGCAGTGTTCGACACCACGCGCACATTCAACGGCAAGATATTCAAACTGAGCGACCATCTTGACCGCTTCTTCAACTCCTTGAAGTACCTGCGTATGGAGCCGGGCTTGAGCAAGCAGCAGTTCGCGGACATCACGATGCAGGTGCTTGAGGCGAACTTGCCGCTGCTGGAGGAAAATGGCGACTACTGGGTAACGCAGCGCATCACGCGGGGCGTGCCCGGCGGCAGCCCGACGGTGCTGGTCGAGTGCGTGCCGCTGCCGTTCGAGCAGCGCGCCAAGCACTACCGCGACGGCATGCCCGTCATCGTGCCGTCCATCCGGCGCACTCCGCCCGAAGCGATGAGCCCGCGTGCCAAGATGCACAACTACATCAACCTAGTGCTTGCCACGCAAGAGGTCGAGGCGCAGAATCCGGACGCCTGGCCCATCCTTCTCGACATGCAAGGCAACCTGTGCGAGGGTCCCGGCGCGAACATCTTTCTGGTAAAGGACGGCGCAGTCTTGACGCCGCGCGAGCAGTACGTGCTTGCGGGCATCAGCCGCGAGACGGCGATAGACCTGGCGCACGAGCTGGACATCACAGTGCGCGAAGCCGACCTCGACCTGTACGACGCATACACCGCCGACGAAGCCTTCATCACATCCACAAGCTTCTGCATTGTGCCGGTGTCGTCGTTCAATGGCAATGTGATTGGCGACGCGGCGATCCCGGGCCCAGTCACGCAGCGGCTGACGCAGGCATACAGCGGCATGGTCGGCGTGGACATCCCCGGGCAGTACCTGGCGCGGTTGTAG
- a CDS encoding N-6 DNA methylase: MPPDINDPKFKKLAAAVLLRHERGDAEANITSAIRDFLIETQLAKPDEIVEENPPSDGSRRAVDLTALDTFIEVKRRVSNMQAGFNPDPDYVQQIDDYLALSANEGKGVRTGILTDGKYWLLRWHGAGAVKTTATYGFTLLNADGWLTLYEWLRDDALVSLENIPLDRESIERHLGPQSPAYQRDIDTLKRLYERSDDNETVKVKRRLWHDLLRSALGEIARDNAQMDDLFVRHTYLTAVIGMVVQASFGIDIRALASSNPADLVYGREFRNKTGLQGVVESDFFAWPAEVGGVNLLATMARRVARFDWQHGSAPNDIAALLYETVIPPDERRTLGEYYTPQWLARAMTRELVTDPLNQSVLDPACGSGTFIAEAIANFIEAAENSDMHPSETFGKLRDSVIGIDIHPVAVHLARAAYVLAARTAIEAASYTSITVPIYMGDALQLRYRSGDLFAEREITIQVNDDANTELAFPVSLVERPETFDALMGDVAEYIESGEDPMLALDDHHINDKAERDALAATITTMQRLHAEGRNHIWAYYTRNMARPVALSRAKVDVIIGNPPWINYNQTVDILRTELVRHSRNTYGIWAGGRYASNQDVAGLFYARSVDLYLREGGTIGMVLPHSALQAGQYSKWRTGAWRGSQGTRTLSVDFGYKTAWDLERLQPNTFFPVPSSVVFARNLGLAANAIPLAGEIERWLGSAGADNVQRVSVAIIDTSAAGNSSYAGYSRQGAAIRPRRLIFVERIENSAIFQARNTITVNPRRGSSDKAPWKNLDLTAITEQTIETSHVFDVYLNESLVPYTTLEPLKAVLPLKTDDNELPIDESGVGGIRLGGLERRMRARWQTVCKMWEDNKARANKLDLLASIDHYGKLSAQLEWQYDHGDRPIRILQSEAGEPTAALLSQDTAMVDETLYWITCKDIAEAHYLLAIINSDAMAEAVSPLMPKGQFGARHLHKHLWKLPILEYDGGNALHADISDAGKSAADGAARELALLKQERGDDVSVRIARRELRAWLRSSEEGKRVEASVEELLGG, translated from the coding sequence ATGCCACCTGACATCAACGATCCAAAATTCAAAAAACTTGCCGCCGCCGTTCTGCTGCGCCACGAGCGCGGGGATGCGGAAGCGAATATCACCAGTGCCATACGCGATTTCCTCATCGAAACGCAGCTCGCAAAGCCCGACGAAATCGTCGAGGAGAACCCGCCGTCGGACGGCTCGCGCCGCGCCGTTGATCTGACCGCGCTCGATACCTTCATCGAGGTCAAGCGTAGGGTCAGCAATATGCAGGCAGGCTTCAACCCAGATCCTGACTACGTGCAACAGATAGACGACTACCTCGCGCTTTCGGCGAATGAGGGCAAGGGCGTTCGCACCGGCATACTAACGGACGGCAAGTATTGGTTGCTGCGCTGGCACGGCGCAGGCGCGGTGAAGACGACCGCGACCTACGGCTTCACGCTCCTAAACGCCGACGGCTGGCTTACCCTCTACGAGTGGCTGCGCGATGACGCACTGGTCTCGCTCGAAAACATACCGCTTGACCGCGAAAGCATCGAGCGGCATCTCGGTCCCCAAAGTCCCGCCTACCAACGCGACATAGACACGCTGAAAAGGTTGTATGAGCGATCCGACGATAACGAAACCGTGAAGGTCAAGCGACGGCTGTGGCACGATCTGCTTCGCTCTGCGCTCGGCGAAATAGCGCGAGACAATGCCCAGATGGACGACCTTTTCGTGCGCCACACCTACCTCACGGCGGTCATCGGCATGGTCGTGCAGGCATCCTTCGGCATCGACATCCGCGCTCTGGCATCATCCAATCCCGCCGACCTGGTGTATGGGCGCGAGTTCCGCAACAAGACCGGCTTGCAGGGCGTCGTCGAGTCCGACTTCTTCGCATGGCCCGCCGAAGTCGGCGGCGTGAACCTGCTTGCGACCATGGCGCGGCGCGTGGCGCGCTTCGACTGGCAGCACGGCAGCGCCCCCAACGACATCGCCGCCCTGCTCTACGAGACGGTCATCCCGCCCGACGAGCGCCGCACGCTCGGCGAATACTACACCCCGCAATGGCTGGCGCGCGCCATGACCCGCGAACTCGTAACCGACCCGCTGAATCAGAGTGTTCTTGACCCCGCCTGCGGCTCAGGCACTTTCATCGCCGAAGCGATAGCCAACTTCATCGAAGCGGCAGAGAACTCAGATATGCACCCGTCCGAGACATTCGGCAAACTGCGCGATTCGGTCATAGGCATAGACATTCACCCCGTCGCCGTGCATCTCGCCCGCGCCGCCTATGTCCTCGCCGCCCGAACCGCAATCGAAGCCGCCTCCTACACATCCATCACCGTGCCCATATACATGGGAGACGCGCTCCAGCTCCGCTACCGCTCCGGCGACCTCTTCGCCGAGCGCGAAATCACCATTCAGGTCAACGACGACGCCAACACCGAGCTTGCCTTCCCCGTAAGCCTCGTGGAGCGGCCGGAGACATTCGACGCGCTCATGGGCGATGTTGCAGAGTACATCGAATCTGGCGAAGACCCCATGCTCGCGCTGGACGACCACCACATCAATGATAAAGCGGAGCGCGATGCACTCGCTGCCACCATCACCACGATGCAGCGCCTTCACGCCGAGGGACGCAACCACATCTGGGCGTACTACACGCGCAACATGGCGCGCCCGGTCGCCCTCTCCCGCGCGAAAGTGGATGTCATCATCGGCAACCCGCCGTGGATAAACTACAACCAGACCGTTGACATACTGCGAACCGAGCTGGTGCGCCACAGCCGAAACACCTACGGCATCTGGGCGGGCGGCAGATACGCCAGCAATCAGGATGTCGCCGGTCTGTTCTACGCTCGCAGCGTTGACCTATACCTGCGAGAGGGCGGCACTATTGGAATGGTGCTGCCGCACAGCGCATTGCAGGCAGGACAGTACAGTAAGTGGCGTACTGGCGCATGGCGCGGCAGCCAGGGAACGCGCACGCTATCCGTAGATTTCGGATACAAGACGGCGTGGGACTTGGAACGCTTGCAGCCCAATACATTCTTCCCCGTGCCTTCGTCTGTTGTGTTCGCCAGAAATCTCGGGCTTGCCGCAAACGCGATTCCGCTCGCTGGCGAAATAGAACGCTGGCTTGGAAGCGCAGGCGCAGACAATGTTCAGCGCGTGAGCGTAGCTATAATCGATACATCCGCAGCGGGGAATTCATCTTACGCCGGATACTCTCGTCAAGGCGCTGCAATTCGTCCGCGCCGCTTGATATTCGTGGAACGAATCGAGAATTCGGCAATCTTTCAAGCGCGCAACACAATCACTGTGAACCCACGGCGCGGCTCAAGCGACAAAGCACCTTGGAAAAACCTTGACCTTACGGCAATTACGGAGCAGACGATAGAGACATCGCATGTATTCGATGTCTATCTCAACGAAAGCCTTGTTCCTTACACAACGCTCGAACCCCTAAAAGCAGTCTTGCCATTGAAGACAGATGATAATGAACTGCCTATAGATGAAAGCGGCGTTGGCGGTATAAGACTAGGTGGATTGGAGCGGCGCATGCGCGCGCGCTGGCAGACCGTCTGCAAGATGTGGGAGGACAATAAAGCACGGGCTAACAAGCTAGACTTGCTTGCAAGCATAGACCACTACGGCAAACTATCCGCGCAACTTGAGTGGCAATATGATCACGGCGACCGTCCAATTCGTATTCTACAAAGTGAAGCTGGCGAGCCGACAGCAGCCCTGCTTTCTCAAGACACAGCGATGGTTGATGAGACGCTTTACTGGATTACCTGCAAAGACATAGCCGAAGCGCATTACCTACTCGCCATTATCAACAGCGATGCTATGGCGGAAGCCGTAAGTCCGCTCATGCCCAAGGGACAATTCGGCGCGCGCCACTTACACAAGCACCTGTGGAAGCTGCCCATCCTCGAATACGACGGCGGCAACGCCCTGCACGCGGACATATCGGACGCAGGCAAGTCGGCGGCAGACGGCGCGGCGCGCGAACTTGCGTTGCTGAAGCAGGAACGCGGCGATGATGTCAGCGTCAGGATAGCGCGGCGGGAACTGCGGGCGTGGCTGCGTTCCAGCGAAGAGGGCAAGCGCGTCGAGGCGTCGGTCGAGGAGTTGCTAGGTGGGTGA
- a CDS encoding DUF1828 domain-containing protein codes for MDIASVEASLERSQSVGFDIHERRTGKYQLIVPILHEDGDMVDVYLQESPRGEGYVRVCDFGLTLMRLSYTYDINTDTKRRIFESILINNGVENDGGNLYLDTSLGMLREGILQFVGCAQKVCNMRYWGREVIRSAFYDDLKAYITSDLTQFEPLAEQYPIPDYPISVDWRLTHNNRDFYVFGVRGSDKAKVVTIALLEFQKANLPFMSLVVHEDMEELGTKERYYLTNNADTQYPALNEFRDKAATDINRFAII; via the coding sequence ATGGATATTGCTAGCGTCGAGGCATCTTTGGAACGGTCGCAAAGCGTCGGATTCGACATTCACGAGCGACGCACCGGGAAATACCAACTCATCGTTCCCATACTCCACGAGGACGGCGACATGGTGGATGTGTATCTGCAAGAAAGCCCTCGCGGTGAAGGCTATGTTCGCGTGTGCGATTTTGGATTGACGCTCATGCGCCTCTCATACACCTATGACATAAACACAGACACGAAGCGTCGAATTTTTGAAAGCATCCTCATTAACAATGGCGTAGAGAATGACGGCGGCAATCTGTATTTGGATACATCCCTTGGTATGCTACGCGAAGGTATCCTGCAATTTGTGGGTTGCGCGCAGAAAGTGTGCAATATGCGCTACTGGGGAAGAGAGGTTATTCGCAGCGCGTTTTACGATGATTTGAAGGCATACATTACCTCCGACTTGACGCAGTTCGAGCCGCTCGCCGAACAATATCCTATTCCCGACTATCCAATCAGCGTCGATTGGCGACTGACGCATAACAATCGCGATTTCTATGTGTTTGGAGTGCGGGGCAGTGACAAGGCGAAGGTCGTGACCATAGCCTTGCTAGAGTTCCAAAAGGCAAACCTGCCTTTTATGAGTCTCGTAGTTCACGAAGATATGGAGGAGTTGGGGACAAAAGAAAGGTATTATCTCACAAATAACGCTGACACTCAGTACCCGGCGCTGAATGAGTTCCGCGACAAAGCCGCCACTGACATTAACAGGTTTGCTATCATATAG
- a CDS encoding ComF family protein: MGRPYCFVCAAPKVPQLCDSCRSSAPAFDSVRAPFEFRGPARRIVHDLKYRGVRIAAPYVARLLADYLQRNPYPADAYCPVPLHPRRERSRGFNQSALIARELSAMTGVDVDADALRRSRHTPPQVSMDTAGARQRNIADAFECAISANGKRYILIDDVVTTGSTMSACAAALKDAGATHVWGIGFARQGSFGDDDKDAGGVEDVQWRTI; encoded by the coding sequence ATGGGGCGTCCGTACTGCTTCGTGTGCGCCGCGCCGAAAGTGCCACAACTGTGCGATTCATGCCGCAGCAGCGCGCCCGCATTCGACAGCGTGAGAGCACCATTCGAGTTTCGCGGACCGGCGCGGCGAATCGTCCACGACTTGAAGTATCGCGGAGTGCGAATCGCCGCGCCGTATGTCGCGCGCCTGCTCGCGGACTACTTGCAGCGCAATCCATATCCTGCGGACGCATACTGCCCCGTGCCTCTGCACCCGCGCCGCGAGCGCAGTCGCGGCTTCAACCAGTCCGCGCTAATCGCCCGCGAGCTGAGCGCGATGACGGGCGTTGACGTCGATGCGGATGCGCTGCGGCGTTCGCGCCATACGCCGCCGCAGGTCAGCATGGACACGGCGGGCGCGCGACAGCGCAACATCGCCGACGCCTTCGAGTGCGCCATCAGCGCCAACGGCAAGCGATACATCCTCATCGACGATGTGGTAACCACCGGCAGCACCATGTCCGCCTGCGCCGCCGCGCTCAAAGACGCTGGAGCAACGCATGTCTGGGGAATTGGATTCGCGCGGCAAGGGTCGTTTGGGGATGACGACAAGGATGCTGGTGGCGTGGAGGATGTTCAGTGGCGGACTATATGA
- a CDS encoding 6-bladed beta-propeller, producing the protein MATVGSGDYQYERVPVWPNMPKYWAFGAASDGAVNSKDEVYIFSRGAHPLTIWDTDGNFISSWGEGTFSANPHGIYIAPNDNVWLVDRDFHIATEYTPGGETIRTLGNKLAPSPSFQGMPFNMPSGLAIAPDGNMFVSDGYGGHRVHKFSADGELLLSWGKQGTGPGEFALLHNIWVDERGRVIIADRENNRIQLFDGEGNFIEEWTDMESPGDLWIHDSTVYVVEQGAGTGVSIWTLDGELLSRWRGSDEGAAAGSVIGGHGICVDSQGSIYVTEIGQGERVSKFVRA; encoded by the coding sequence ATGGCAACAGTAGGCTCCGGCGATTATCAGTATGAGCGAGTTCCGGTTTGGCCGAATATGCCCAAGTATTGGGCTTTCGGCGCGGCGTCCGACGGCGCGGTGAACTCCAAGGACGAGGTGTATATCTTCAGCAGGGGCGCGCATCCGCTGACTATCTGGGACACGGATGGCAATTTCATCTCGTCGTGGGGCGAAGGCACTTTCTCCGCGAATCCGCACGGCATCTACATCGCGCCGAACGACAATGTCTGGCTGGTTGACCGCGATTTCCACATCGCCACCGAATATACCCCCGGCGGCGAGACTATCCGCACACTCGGCAATAAGCTCGCGCCGTCGCCATCATTCCAGGGGATGCCGTTCAATATGCCGTCGGGTCTCGCCATCGCGCCGGACGGCAATATGTTCGTCTCGGACGGATACGGCGGACACCGAGTCCACAAGTTCAGCGCGGACGGCGAGCTGCTGCTGTCATGGGGCAAGCAGGGCACGGGCCCCGGCGAGTTCGCGCTGCTGCACAACATCTGGGTGGACGAGCGCGGCAGGGTGATTATCGCCGACCGCGAGAATAACCGCATTCAGCTGTTCGACGGCGAGGGCAACTTCATCGAAGAGTGGACGGATATGGAGTCGCCGGGCGACCTGTGGATTCACGACAGCACCGTCTATGTGGTGGAACAGGGCGCCGGCACGGGTGTGAGCATCTGGACGCTGGACGGCGAGCTGCTGTCGCGCTGGCGTGGCAGCGACGAGGGCGCGGCGGCGGGCAGCGTCATCGGCGGCCACGGCATCTGCGTGGACTCGCAGGGCAGCATCTATGTAACCGAAATAGGTCAAGGCGAGCGAGTTTCCAAGTTCGTGCGTGCGTAA